In Vigna angularis cultivar LongXiaoDou No.4 chromosome 8, ASM1680809v1, whole genome shotgun sequence, the DNA window atttcaATCGTCAGTCTTAAAATTTGTaatgctcggtcttataccaagcgttcgtcgtGAGAAGCGCTCGGTCTGatactgagcgttcgtcttaaTTAATTATCGGTAttatatctagcgttcgtcctaagtagtgttcggtcttatatcgaacgctcgtccttactTTGATTTCTAAACGagcgtaaatagcgttcgtccaaattattagtaaatgtatattatcacgttcggtcattgactggcagtcaaTCCCTTTAAACAAGTCGTTCTCAGtatagttaattattttctcCTGTTGTGtctttatccatttggattcgACCTCGAGTCTTATACCTAAATTAATTctgaacatttattttatatctctaagagtcggttcattcaactgattcgagtagCATTGACGTTCGTCATATAAGTATGTGTTGACCTATTCTGATTGACAACGAATCTTCTAAATATAGTCTTTAGCGTTCGTCTTCGTCCTTCAgaagtatgaacgttcgttattttatacctttgaaactaaagatgaaaatgatgataaattataagacTTTGCAGTGCAAACACTATATTGAGTGATTATGAgtttatggaatttgaacgagcgttccagggaggaatgactcttatatttattaaatattaaatttggtaaagtatgactgtggataagttaagactcgttgtccatcctgatgttccgtgagtactcatcctcatgtagagggggtaggtcatgtgtgggaacggcaggaggtccttagtccataagttaacatgggcgacgtaagaacggactaacctcgagtgacAGCTGTGGAGTGTATttcagttactacatcactcgggtgcaaggacgcttgtaactacacagattcatacagtccggacgatcggtctagtatatatatatatatatatatatatatatatatatatatatatatatatatatatagttctgatgatgttttatatgttgagttatgtgcttgtgtggattgaaatgttattgtatatgttgatgtataaattaaattacctaagcttaccctttcgttttccttgtgttgccTGTTGTcgttgtacgttcgtcttgtcattgcaatgatcatccgtgtggatgtgagcagatggaggtgcgtcacttgaagaaatgctagaagaagaaaatttggaagacgcgaatctggtggaagtgaaagttaaagccgagccttagagcgctcgttaagttTTAGATTAATAGACGttcgttttgttttttttttaacgttcggttaagttttgtaaaaccgttcgtctttgaACTCTTCGTTTTTGGTTGTAATTGTAATTATCCCCGTACTTAAGTCGTTCGACTTTTTGAACCTCGTTTGTTAATGTTAAGACTGCATTTGTTTactgttaaatataattaattctaatttatagttattactgtattttgggatgttacaagtgGCATCCAAGAGAATGCCTGCAAATCAAGTGCAAGTTCTATAATTAAGAGAAATGCTAGGAAAACAAAAATTCTACTTGTAAATTagtttctattaatattaaaatataagtagctaaaattttggtaatgatATTAGAGATTAATTAACActataatttataaatcaattataaattttattaataatagagaTTATGTTagatattgataaattttattttctaaaatagtgTTTAAACTAgtcaatataataattaattatatttatttctaaattatttgttatttaatttcttataatgaattaattttttaaagaaattaatttaagtgattttttgttatttaagttatttaatttttaattatttgttaggATATTTTTCTGGAAGAAAAAATCTAATTAGAGTATTGATTCtctaatttttcaatttaatacttttaaattgaCATTTGTAAAACTTGGTTTATAAATTGAGTACCACTTGTACCATGTTATCTTAATAgatttttgtttagtaaaaaaaaaatcattcaggAAAATTACATGTTAGAACATGAGTTTTTAGTTTAAGTTGGaggttttataaaaatgaaaaagataaccTATAGTAATTATAATATAGTCACTGGGTTTTAAATATATGTGGAggatttaaaaggaaaataatatttggTTGTAATGAAATCTTTTTatgcaaattaaaaaataatacttcaatatattaatattttaatagtatttgtttaaaatatgatgccgattaaaaataatactccaatatattaatattttaattatatttgtttaaaataggATGAGGAGCTGCATCTCCATTGTAGTCCGATCAGCCATCaatgttttttaattgtttgttgcCGTCGAAATTATCCCTTTCAACCAATTCATTAGAGGACATTTTCAAGACGTGTTGAGTAAGGGTTTTGAATTTTTAGAGAAaccataaaaaagaatttaaaaacccaccttaattatttaattctagttaaaaaaacatgaaaattggaaagctgcaaaaaaaaaaacttaaataaaaaagttatttgaatAATGAGTTAATTTAGACAGATTTTTCAGGGTTAgtcaatatttcttttaaatttttattttagtttaaataaatgaaataaatatatcaaacctttaaaaaattaaaatcaattacttttataataattaattattaaattttaataaaaaaatatcctatatgaaaaataaaatttgaatttaaaatataccaataaatattaaatttcattattaaattgGATCTTAATTCCAACAAAATTATCATTCATTTCTCAAATCTAACCgttattatgtattttattaaatttatttatctttgtttAGGTCTAGTTATCACTATTAGagtttaaacaaacaaaaattaataatttattatattgtatatttatgcagataaaatttaatttcaaaagttgaaaaaaaattatagagtTTGTGATCCAATTCAAATCACATCCAAAACAAATCGTGAATGGCGCACGGTTTATCCAACACCCGCTTGTCTGGCGCCCTCACAACTGACTTAGAGAAATATCTactaaacttaattaattaaataatgcataaaattctcctaaaaataagattgaaatatatttttatttaacttattttactTCTCCAACCAAATTGTTTGAGTCACAAAATTCCAACAATCTCCTTGTTCACTCAAagtcaacatatacactaagtTTTTTTGTCCTTGACCTTATCATCTAAAGTTTCTTTACTTTTGGAAGTCCCGATCACAATTTCTTGCTTAGTCTTTACGTCCTTACAATATTTCACAATTTTCTCATCTACTTGTAGTTGTTCTTTTGGCTTTTCCGCATTTTCAGCTTTTGTTTTGGGAAGAGTTGTCCTATAATGCTTttcttcctctaatttttcTGGTTTAATTTGACTTTCACTAACTTTAATACCCACTAGCTCTATTTTCTTGTCATTCAGAGATGAAGTTCTTTTAGGTCCTCTGACATCCGTACGAACTGCAGCTTGTTTGTTGCTCTCCAAGATTTGTCTTTTGGAAAAGGCAACCTTGTTTGTTTTCCATATTACAAAGTTGCGCATACGGGTGATTTCTCTTCTAGTTTGGGAAGCCCTTGTATCCGCATATTGTCTTCAACCTTGTGCACAACAAACTGCTCTttatcaatcaaattcaaagcaaAACTCTTGTCTTTCATTCAAACTCTGAATAATTCTTTATTATCTGAATCTTTAATCATGCATGTTTTATCTTCAAATAGAACTTTATAGCATTTCTCTAGAAGTTGGCCAACACTCAACAAGTTTTGGTCAATTTCAAGAACATATAGAACATCAGTAATTAATTTCAAACCTGTGCAACCTTTGATCGCGATGGTTCCTTTGCCCTTCACTACTATTTTTGCTCCGTTTCCAATTCTGACATTTGTGTAGTAGGTTGCATCAAGATCTTTGAATAATTCTTAATCATaagtgtcaacacccaatttcgtccgggtaaatataattcatcacaaaaataaataaaaaaaaaacataaaaaaaacaaaatgaaaaatactatttattttactttttgcacccccaaattttcttttaaacacttaatccaatggcccaaaataatctcacttttttacttcctcaccacccatattttcttatcacaccccattctccacatcaccatccacctcaccctccacatcatctacctttttcatttactttttccacatcattttcatattaattttatatatcaacttttctaattattccacttacattttttaattatatattctccatcaacattttttatccatttttctccaccttatttttccacccactttttatattatttctttcacttattttccacattaacttttactcttcactatattttatttcacctaatttcttcaccaactttttatattatttcttccacttaatttccacacctaatttctccaccaactttttatattatttttttcacttattttccacattaacttttactattcactatcaTCATGCGAAGCATCCTTAATTGGTTGATCTTCTTCCGTCAGATTAGGTTGATCTGTTTCTTCAGCCATTTCATCAAGTTGTAACTCTGGTTCGGCTTGATGAGTCTCTCCCCCTGAGTTGTTTATCACAATAGGGCTTTGATCACTTATCAGCTTAAGTGTtggtttctccactttcttgatgtcttggattgtctgatcttcaaagaacaccacatctctgcttcgaacaatctttctgtttgcaggatcccataatctgaaaccaaattcatctcttggagaaccaaggtataTGCACTCTTTCGCTTTAGCATCAagctttgctctttcatctttcggaaTGTGAACTGATGCCTTACATCCAAAGACTCTCAAGTTGCGATATGAGGCATTTTTACCAGACCATACTTCTTCTGGAATCTTACCGTTTAATGGTCTTGAAGGTGATAAGTTGATTAAATCAGCTGCTGTCACCACTGCCTCCCCCCAGAATGACTTGGGAAGTTTTGCGTGAGACAACATGCTCCTGACCTTCTCGGCAATCGTTCTGTTGAATCTTTCAGCTACACCATTCATCTGAGGTGTCTTGGGAGGTACTTTCTCATGTTTGATCCcatgagtcttgcaatagtgCTCGAACGGACCTCTATACTCTCCACCATTATCGCTTCTCAgacatttcaactttctaccagtttcacgttcaactgaggcgtgaaactccttgaagattcgtagaacttcatcttttctcttcaatggatagacccacaattttctagagtggtcatcaatgaaggtaacaaaatattgagcaccACCAAGGGACTTTTCAGATGTTGAACAAACATCTGAGTGtacaagatccaaaatatgctcttttcttcttccattttcagaTCTATGGAAGGACACTCTACGCTGCTTACCTGCTAGGCagtcttcacataattcaagtggTTGTCCTTTTATACTTTGGAGATGATCTTTTGCAAGGATCTCTAATCCTTTCTCGCTCATGTGGCCTAGTCTTTTGTGCCACaactccttactttcttcttgagcaacattcgtctctcctttgtatatttttccttgCATGCAGTACAAGGAGCCTTCCTTCTTGCCTCgagcaacaatcatgcttcctcGGCTAAGTTTCCATTTTTCATCTCCAAACTGGTTGTTCATTCCAGCATCATCTAGCTTGCCAACTGAGATAAGGTTTAGACGCATCTCTGGTACATGTCTTACCTCCTTcagcacaagtttgtttccattttctgtcgtcaaagtcacttctcctatgcccacaattttgcttgtgacatgatttcccatcttcactgttccaaagtctcctttttgataggatgagaagaatccctcatgaggagtaacatggaaagatgctccggtatctactatccaagtacagtcatcaaaagcaatatttagatagtttacctcagtgataaggaacacattctcatcatttgataccaCCGCCGTTGTGGTCTTTTCTTCCAGCTTCTTTTTGGGATCTACCACATCAGGGTGTACAGTTCCATTCTTCTGATCTCTCTTCAGGAATCTACATTCTTGCTTCTTGTGGccatcttttccacaataaaagcatgtcaaacctttggaacgagacttgaatctttctcgtgacttttcacgttttcctttgcttctgttttcactccttcctctattctcaacaacattggcttctgagtgactactcgatcccctttctttccttctgaaTTCTTCATTCAGTAAACTGTCTGTGATGTTATCCAGACTGAGCTTTCCATCTGGTGCTGAGTCACTGAGAGTGACCACCAATGTGTCCCAGCTCTCAGGTAGAGAACTAAGGAGTAAAAGAGCCTGTAATTCATCATCAATTTTCATATCTGCTTTCATTAACTGgttcacaatacctttgaaggtgTTGAGATGCTCGATCATATTCTGGTCGTCAGAGTACTCCAACTTTACGAGTCGTCTAACTAGGTGAGCTTTGTTCCTGGgagtcttcttttgaatcattgattcaagctttgtccataactcatacGCATTGGTATAAGTCGATACATGCTCAAAGAGACTTCTGTCGATGTATTTCCGAATCATAGCCACTGCTTTACGATTCAGAATCTCCCAGTCTTTTTCGGTCTTCCCTTCCGGAATTTCCAGATTTGTGATCGGCTCATACAAATCCTTGCAGTATAGATGATCTTCCATCATCGGCTTCCAGTAGGAATAATTATCCGCAGTTAGcttgaacatgtctccttccatcttgagtTTCACAGGATTCTGACTTTTTCGAAccggtagctctgataccactgttgggaaacagcggtacttgttccctcctctacgaaccccaaaatgggcactatgcaGAAGCGTAAAAATTAAAAcgtaggaaaagagaaaattaacactggaattttaacgtggaaaatcctctcggaaaaaaccacgggacctagtccagaaaaatatctccactatgaaagtaggattacagtgtttctctcactctctgaggatctctcaataaatatctcaccctctcggatggtatacaaaatTCTTTGTatcacacactcacaaaatagactctctctatttttctctcacacaACTGTGGCTTCACTTCTCTCTCACGTTCCCTTCTTCTCCTATGGTTTCTCACTCAAAAAAATTTGAGTGGCTTCTCTGTTGGTGTGTTGTTGCACGCTGCTTTGCTTCTCAATTTATGGAAGTGAGaaagccaaaacaaacaaaatggttGTTGAGGTGGTGAGTTGAATTTACGGAAAAGCAAGCAAAGTGGAAGACATTTTGGTGCATTATTTTGCTGATGGGGAACAATGGCTCCTGCATTTCATCGTGAAATGGGTCccaatatttgttttattccaaCACATCATTCCACTTATTTATGATTCATCATCATAGTGAGGtgatatatactttttatttcttgtaaACTGGTGTTTTACATCTATTAGTGTTTTAATTAGTGTGCTTTtccatccttttttttttctcatgagGATTGTTAAAGGAAAGTGTGGTAacataaacattttcaaaatagtaaaaaaaaatcacacataATTAGTTCATTCGAATTAATGTAAAATGTTTTGAgcaatttttctttctctatcttattgctatttctttttattattattttacaaaaattccaACTCGTTAATCAAATGTTTCAAGAAAAATCTTCGAAATCTAGTAATTGACAAAGTTATATAAAAACCACAAACTCAGCCTGTTCTTGGTATTGAACAATCCAATTTTCTTTATAGGGACTAGATTAAactttttgacaaaaaaaaaattaacaaatgagaaaatggttattttatcttttatcgaTTGAAAAACCAAACGTAGTGacttatttatctttttctcttgtaatccaaaatcattttgttataatttcAATCACTTTTAAAAAACTTGATGGTGTTACTCAAATCACTACCAAATCAACAAAAACCAAcacatttttattatacatttGACAATTATTTCACATAAATTAGTGATCAATAATATATCAATATCAAGTTATATTTTGATAACCATATAAAGCTGCTATACCATCTTTATCATCTTGACTTAAATGTCTCCTTACTCCTTCGTAACTAGGATACATGATTGAGTCTCGAACACTACTATGTCCAAGTCCTAAAAGATGACCTATTTCATGCAACGACACAGTTTCTAAATCAATTTCACTACTTCTTGCCCTTGGAGCCACTCTCCTCCGCCAACCCAAGCCCCAAACCCATTCCCAACCCATATTCTCACTTGACCTAATACTTTCACCTCTAGGGCCACTAATCCATGACTCATCAGCATCTAAGTGTAACCTCCCATCTTGTGGTGCAAACGTGTGGGCCAAAACCCGACCCGGTCCATCAAATGGGTGCCCATCTCCATGGTCTCGACGGTGAAATCCTATGGCTACGTTAATCGAGTCAGGGTTAAAATTAGGATAAAGGTAAGAACTAAAACTATTTTGAAATGGAATCTCAGTGAATGTGAAGTCACTCACTCTTGACCAACTTTGAAAGGCATTGTTTACAGCAAACCTCACAAGATCCATTCTCAACACGTTAGTACTTGACACAAATCTATAGGTTAGTTCCCTCTTTGATTCTTCCCATCTCGGTGATCCTCGAAAGAAGGTATAGTTTGCAAGAACCGTCAAGCCTTTAAGGTTGTCGTGTGGGGTGACAACATCTGGTACTCCACAGCGTGGGAGACTCATTTTTCTTAAGGTTTCTGCATCCATGTGACCTGTGACATGT includes these proteins:
- the LOC108344587 gene encoding metalloendoproteinase 1, coding for MALNLLTFSISFFLFFVVKPFLIVEPRTMEFSEHSFTRTLRNLRGIKMGQRMRGMIELKSYLNKFGYLNNYSNDNHFDQNVEVALKEYQVFHHLHVTGHMDAETLRKMSLPRCGVPDVVTPHDNLKGLTVLANYTFFRGSPRWEESKRELTYRFVSSTNVLRMDLVRFAVNNAFQSWSRVSDFTFTEIPFQNSFSSYLYPNFNPDSINVAIGFHRRDHGDGHPFDGPGRVLAHTFAPQDGRLHLDADESWISGPRGESIRSSENMGWEWVWGLGWRRRVAPRARSSEIDLETVSLHEIGHLLGLGHSSVRDSIMYPSYEGVRRHLSQDDKDGIAALYGYQNIT